Sequence from the Gammaproteobacteria bacterium genome:
CGCTCTCGCGTCGCTTTGGCTGATCAGCGACGAATCGACGGCTGCTCTGATCTCGGAGTTCTACCGGCAGCTCGCGGATCCGAGAAACAGCAAGGCGGGGGCGCTGCGCGGCGCGCAGCTGCTGCTGATGAACGACGAAGGTCACGAGCATCCGGCGTACTGGGCGCCGTTCCTCTTGATCGGAGACTGGCGCTGACGTGAGCACGCGGTCGGCATCGACGAGAGCTGCGGCCGTCGTCGGCGGGTATCGGCTCGCACCTGCAGCGGCAGCCGCCGGCGTGCCCGTCGACGCACGCTCGGGCATGCAGAGCCGCGGCAACGCCGCGGTCCGCGTTCTCGCCGTTCTGACCGTGATCGGTGCGCTCATGGCCGCCGAAGCCGTCGCGCAGAGCGATGCACGGCGCGGCACCGAAGTGGATTTGGCGACGCTCGACACCGTCGAGGTCCGCTCGATCCGGGTCGACGGCAGCTCGGTGTTTACGGCTGCGGAGCTCGCGGCCGCTGTCGCGCCCTACGAGCAGCGGGCGATCACGTTCGAGGAGCTTGACGAACTGCGTCATGCGCTGTCACAGCGCTACGCGGCGCGCGGCTACGTGAGCTCCGGCGTCGTGATTCCCGACCAGCGCATCTTGGACGGCGTGGTGACGCTTCAAGCGGTCGAGGGCGGGCTTACCGACATCACGGTCTCCGGCAACCGGCGGCTGCGAGAGCGGACGATCGAGCGGCGCATCGAGCACAGGCTCGGCGTGCCGTTGAACGTCAACGACCTGCAGGCGGCTCTGCACGCGCTGCAGGAAGACCCGCTGATCCAGCGCATCGACGCGCAGTTGCTGCCGGGAGAGGCGCTCGGCGAGAGTCACCTCCGCCTCGGCGTGACGGAACGCCCGCCGCTCGACCTCGCGGTGATTGCGAGCAACGATCGTTCGGCCAGCGTCGGGGAGGATCGCGGGCTGCTGGGCCTGACGTACCGCGGTCTGATCGGCAACGGCGACGTCTTGAGCGGCCAGCTCGGGCTGACCTCGGGCGTGCGGGACAGCGTGCTGTCCTACAGCGTGCCCATCGGCGCCGGGGGCACGGCGCTCGAGCTGCTGCTCACCGACCAGGACGCGGACATCGTCGAAGACCCGTTCGACACGCTCGACATCGAGAGTCGCCTCGAATCCTGGAGCGTGACCGCGACTCGGCCGTTCGTGGAGCAGTCGGGGCAGTCGGTAACGGGCATCGCCTACTTCGAGCACAAACGCAGTGAAAGCACGCTGCTAGGTATGCCGTTCTCGTTCTCGCCGGGCGACATCGACGGCAAAGCCGAGGGCAGCTCGGTCGGCATAGGGGCGGAGTGGATCCGACGCGGCGCCGCGCAGGCCTGGTCCGCACGCGCGACGCTGCGGGTGGGCGTCGATGCGCTCGATGCAATGGTGAGAGCCGCTGGCCCCGACGGCCGCTTCACGGCGTTTCTCGGGCAGTTCCAATACCTTCGTCAACTCGCCTGGCGCGGCAGCGAGGTGCTCGTGCGCCAGACGGTGCAGATCGCGTTCGATCCACTGCTCGCGATGTACAAGCTGCCGATCGGCGGTCGCTATACCGTGCGCGGCTATCGCGAGAACTCGTTCGTGCGCGACAACGGGGCGGCCGTCTCGGCCGAGTATCGGTTCGCGCCGTGGGTCGACGCGACCGGACAGCCTCGAGGTCGCTTCGAGCTGGCCGTGTTCGCCGATTACGGCGTGTCCTGGGACGAGGACAACGCGCTCGCCACCTCGCGCGAGGAGCGCATCGCCAGCGTCGGCTTGGGGACGTTGTGGAATCCGATTCCATGGCTGAACGTCGAGGTGTACTGGGGCGACGCGCTCGACGAGCCGAGCGACCCCGGGGAGTCGCTGCAAGACAGAGGCATCCACTACCGGGTGGCTTTTCAGAAATCGTTCCGGAAGCCGCTTTGAACCTTCACCGGCCGGAGTGACCTGCGGTCATGTACCTTCAGGACAGAATGCGGAGAAGGCGCGCGATCCTTCTCGTGCCTTTCGTTTTCCCGATTGGTGCTCCGCTTCGCGCGCAGGTCGTTCTGGACGGCACGGTCGGAATTCAGGGCGCTCTTTCCGGCCCGGACTACGTGATCACGGAGGGCGCCGGCACACGCGTCGGCGGAAACCTTTTCCACAGCTTCGCCGACTTCAACATCGCGACCGGCGAATCGGCGGCGTTCACGAGCGACTTCGCCGGCGCGACCGCCAACGTCATCGCTCGGGTCACGGGCGCGCACGCGTCGAGCATCGACGGGGTTCTGCGCAACACGATCCCGGGGGCCGACCTGTGGTTGCTGAATCCGAGCGGCATCGTCTTCGGTCCGCATGCGGAGCTCGACGTGCAGGGTTCGTTTCACGCGAGCACGGCGGATACATTGCTGTTCGAGGGCGGCGGGCGGTTCGCGGCAACGAACCCCGCCGACACCGTGCTCACCGTCGCCGATCCGGCGGCCTTCGGGTTTCTCGATGCCGCCGTCGCTCCGATCACGGTCGACGGCTCGACGCTGAGCGTGCCGGCCGGCCGCGGGCTTTCGCTGGCCGGCGGCGAGATCAGCTTACGTGGAGCGACGCTCGAGGCTCCGCGCGGCGTCATTTCACTGGCGAGCGCCGAGGGCGCGGGCGAGGTGGGGCTGCCGGCTCGGTCGCCTGCGACGACGCCGGTGACCGACTTCGGACCGACACGGCTCGATGCAAGCCGCCTCGATGCGAGCGGCAGCACCGCCGGAGCCGTTTACGTCCGTGCCGGCGAGTTCGTGATGCAAGGGGCGTCCGAAATCGAGGCCGTCACGACCGAGGGCACGACCGACGATGCGCCGGGAGGCGTCTTCGTCGATGTCGCGAGCGCCGCGCTGCGCGGCGGTAGCCGGATTCGAACGCAGACGCTCGGCGACGGTCCCGGAGGCACGGTTCGAGTCGCGGCCACGGGCACCGTAACGATCGAAGGGGCGGCGGACGGCGGCGGAAGCGGCGGCGACGGAGGCGGCGGCGACGGAAGCGGCGGTGGAGGCGGCGGCACGGGCGGTGAAGGCGGCGGCGGCACGGGCGGCGGTGGCGGTGACGCTGGCGGCGGTGGCAGCGGGACCGGCGGTGGCGGTACGGGAGGCGGCGGGACCGGGGGCGGTGGCACGGACGGCGGTGGAAGCGGCGGCGGAGGCGGCGGCGGTACGGGAGGCGGCGGGACCGGCGGTGGAGGCATCGGCACCGGCGGCGGAGCGAGCAGCACCGCATCAGGGCTCTTCTCCGAGGTGGCGCAGGGGGCCGCCGGCTCGGGCGGTGACGTCGAAATCTCGGCCGGAACGATCCGCGTCGTGGACGGCGCGCAGCTCACGGCTTTGACGGCCGGGCGGGGAGCCGCCGGGAATATTCACCTGACGGCCACGGAGCGTCTAACCGCGGCCGGCGAGGCGCAGATCAATGCGAGCACGGCATCGCAGGGCCGCGCGGGCGACATCGTGCTCGAAGCACCGCTGATCGAGGCGCTCGACGGCGTGCGGATCGGCAGTGTCGCGGAAGGCGCCGGACGCGGGGGCAATATCTCGTTGCGCGCCTCCGACGCGTTCGTCATGACGGGCACGAACGGCGATCCGGATCCGGCACGCAACCGAAGCTCGCGAATCACGGCGAGCAGCTTTTTCACGTCGACCGGGGACGCGGGCTCGATCGACATTCGAGCGGGCCGGATCGAGCTCGGCGACGGTGCGAGGATCTCGACGAGCACGTCGGGCATCGGCGAAGGCGGGTCCCTGCGGATTGTCGCGACGGGGCCGATCTCGCTGACGGGAAGGCGGGGCGACGGCAGCGGCTCGGCCATCAAGGCGTCGACGGAAGTGGAAGCCGACCAGGCCGGCGAAGTCGCCGGGCCGCGCAGGGGCAACGCGGGTCCGATCGTCATCGAGGCGCCGAGCCTCACGCTCGCCGACGGCGGCGAGATCGTGACCAACACGAGCCTCCTCGGCGACGGCGGCGAGATCCGGCTTCACGTCGGAGACGTGCAAATCTCCGACGCGCGAATCGCGAGCGAATCGACCGCGCTCGGCCTCGATGCGGGGGACGCCGGTGCGATCACGCTGGACGGCGACTCGCTGCTCGTCGGGGCGGGCGGTTCGATCTCGGCGGCGACCGTCGACGGCGCGGGAGGCGCAGTGACGCTGAGGGTCGGAGAGATTCGGATTCTCGGCGGGCGCGCTTCCGCCGCGTCGACGGGGGCGGGAACGGGCGGAGACATCGTCATCGAGACCGGCAGCGCCGAGCTGCTCGGCGGCGGCGAGGTGTCGGCGCACGGCACGGGGACCGGAAACGCCGGCGCGCTGCGCATCTTCGCCGACGACACGCTCACGATGCGCGATGCCTCCGTCCTCACGAGCGCGGCGGCTTCGGCCGGCGGCGATATCGAGATCGGCGTGGGCGGCCACCTGCTGCTCGTCGACGCGATGGTCAGCGCGGAGGCCGGCGGCGTGACCGTCGAGGACGGCGGCGGCAACGTCCTCGTCGACCCGGAGTTCGTCGTGCTCAACGACAGCGACATCGTGGCGCGTGCCAACGCCGGCAACGGCGGAAACATCACCATTCAAGCGCTGTACTTCCTCGCGTCGGCCGACAGCAGCATGGATGCTTCTTCGAGAAGCGGCATCGACGGGCGCGTGCTGATCGATTCTCCGAACCAAATCAACGACACGGTGCTGCCGCTCGACGCGCCGGTCGTCGAAGTCGAGGGGCTTTTGTCGCAGCGTTGTCTGCCGGCGCTTGCCG
This genomic interval carries:
- a CDS encoding filamentous hemagglutinin N-terminal domain-containing protein: MPFVFPIGAPLRAQVVLDGTVGIQGALSGPDYVITEGAGTRVGGNLFHSFADFNIATGESAAFTSDFAGATANVIARVTGAHASSIDGVLRNTIPGADLWLLNPSGIVFGPHAELDVQGSFHASTADTLLFEGGGRFAATNPADTVLTVADPAAFGFLDAAVAPITVDGSTLSVPAGRGLSLAGGEISLRGATLEAPRGVISLASAEGAGEVGLPARSPATTPVTDFGPTRLDASRLDASGSTAGAVYVRAGEFVMQGASEIEAVTTEGTTDDAPGGVFVDVASAALRGGSRIRTQTLGDGPGGTVRVAATGTVTIEGAADGGGSGGDGGGGDGSGGGGGGTGGEGGGGTGGGGGDAGGGGSGTGGGGTGGGGTGGGGTDGGGSGGGGGGGTGGGGTGGGGIGTGGGASSTASGLFSEVAQGAAGSGGDVEISAGTIRVVDGAQLTALTAGRGAAGNIHLTATERLTAAGEAQINASTASQGRAGDIVLEAPLIEALDGVRIGSVAEGAGRGGNISLRASDAFVMTGTNGDPDPARNRSSRITASSFFTSTGDAGSIDIRAGRIELGDGARISTSTSGIGEGGSLRIVATGPISLTGRRGDGSGSAIKASTEVEADQAGEVAGPRRGNAGPIVIEAPSLTLADGGEIVTNTSLLGDGGEIRLHVGDVQISDARIASESTALGLDAGDAGAITLDGDSLLVGAGGSISAATVDGAGGAVTLRVGEIRILGGRASAASTGAGTGGDIVIETGSAELLGGGEVSAHGTGTGNAGALRIFADDTLTMRDASVLTSAAASAGGDIEIGVGGHLLLVDAMVSAEAGGVTVEDGGGNVLVDPEFVVLNDSDIVARANAGNGGNITIQALYFLASADSSMDASSRSGIDGRVLIDSPNQINDTVLPLDAPVVEVEGLLSQRCLPALAAQRSSLTVEPRAVAGSIPGDYLSSPPAVVEPGEDVAAWDPQALRPATASLLEGRPCALESSEPLLK
- a CDS encoding POTRA domain-containing protein — its product is MSTRSASTRAAAVVGGYRLAPAAAAAGVPVDARSGMQSRGNAAVRVLAVLTVIGALMAAEAVAQSDARRGTEVDLATLDTVEVRSIRVDGSSVFTAAELAAAVAPYEQRAITFEELDELRHALSQRYAARGYVSSGVVIPDQRILDGVVTLQAVEGGLTDITVSGNRRLRERTIERRIEHRLGVPLNVNDLQAALHALQEDPLIQRIDAQLLPGEALGESHLRLGVTERPPLDLAVIASNDRSASVGEDRGLLGLTYRGLIGNGDVLSGQLGLTSGVRDSVLSYSVPIGAGGTALELLLTDQDADIVEDPFDTLDIESRLESWSVTATRPFVEQSGQSVTGIAYFEHKRSESTLLGMPFSFSPGDIDGKAEGSSVGIGAEWIRRGAAQAWSARATLRVGVDALDAMVRAAGPDGRFTAFLGQFQYLRQLAWRGSEVLVRQTVQIAFDPLLAMYKLPIGGRYTVRGYRENSFVRDNGAAVSAEYRFAPWVDATGQPRGRFELAVFADYGVSWDEDNALATSREERIASVGLGTLWNPIPWLNVEVYWGDALDEPSDPGESLQDRGIHYRVAFQKSFRKPL